ACGGCGTTCCCGGCGAGCGAGAGCGAGACGACGGTGAGGGCGAGCGCGGCGACGGGGACGCCGGCGACCCACCACGCGACGACGACGGCGGGGTCGCCGCCGACGGAACGGAAGCCCGTCGAGACGACCTGTCCCCACGTCGGGAGCGACGTCTCGTTCAGCCCGAGGAAGCCGACGGCGGCCTGGACCAGCAGGAGGAGCGCGACCTGTCGAGAGACGCCCGCGGCGATACTGCTCCCGGCGGCCGGGACGAGGTGGTGGACGGCGACGTCGAACCGGGACGCGCCGGCGGCGCGCGCGGCGACGGCGTACCGCTCCTGTCGGGCGCTCCGCACGGCGCTCCGGACGGTCCGGGCGACGCCGCCCCAGGAGAGCAGGGCGAAGACGGCGACGAAGTACGCGAACCGCGCGTTCGCCAGGAGGAGGACGACGAGGTAGACGAGGAAGGCGGGAACGGTCTCCTGGAGGTCCACGTAGCGCGTGAGGAGAGCGTCGACGCGCCCGCCGGCGACGGCTGCGGTCGTCCCCACGGCGGTGGCGACGACGGCGACGACCGCGGCGACGATGACGGCGAGGACGAGCGCGGTGTGCGCGCCCCACGCGGTGAGGAGGAGCATGTCGTAGCCGAGCGGCGCGGTTCCCAGCGGGTGGGCGAGCGTGCCGTAGCAGACGCCGTCGCGGACCGGGCCGACACACGACCCCGCGACGTCCGCGGGGACGCCGAGGAACGCTGGCGGCTGGTAGCGCGCGCTCAGGTCGTAGTGCGGCGTCGGGAGGACGAGCGGGCCGAGTGCGCCCACGGCGACGAAGCCGGCGACGACGCTTCCGGAGGCGAGTGCGACGGGGTCGCGGCGGAACGCCAGCCAGTACCGGCGGGTGCGGGCGGGGTTCCGGACGAGCGCGGGGCCGACCGCCCAGACGAGCACGGTCGCGGCGAGGAGCGCGAGCCAGTCCGTCGGCCTCGTGAACCAGTCCGCGACGAGCGGGCTGCCCGCGGGAACGACGGCGTAGTCGTACGCGAAGAGCGCGGCGAGCGCGAGAGCGGAGACGGCGAATCCGAGGGCGGCGCGGGGCAGCGTCCGGGCGTCGTCGTCCGCCCAGTCGTCGCCCGCGACGACGGCCGGCCACGAGGCGTCGGGCATCTGTCCGTTCGATGTCATCGACGTGATTCGTATAGCGGTTTCGGTCTCTCCTGGTCGATGAGGAACGTTTAGGTGGCCGCCGCCACCACTCTCGGCAAAATGCGGCTCTCGCTCGGAGAGACGGTTCGGCGGGTCGCGCGCCCGGTCGCACGACGCCTCGGCATCGGCGCGGCGATGGTGCTCGTCGTGCTCACGGGCTTCTACCTCTTCGCCGCGCTCACCCCCGACCCCCAGCTCGCGTCGATGCTCTACGGGATGCAGATGCACAGCTCCGGGAGCGTCGACGTCTCCGGAACCGTCGCCCGGTACAATCAGGCGCACGGCTACGACCGCCCGCTCTACGTCCGCTATCTCGCGTGGCTCGGCCAGATCCTCACGCTCCACTGGGGGTATTCGGCGAGTCAGGGCGCGCCCGTGATGGACCTCGTACGGGCCGCGTCGGCGCGCACGCTCGCCTACCTCCTTCCCGCCGTCGCCTGCTCGACCGTCGTCGGCGTTTCCGCCGGCGTCTACGCCGCTCTCCGGAAGGGCTCGCTCGCAGAGCGCGCGGAGACCGCCGCCGCCTACGTCGCGTTCGGCCTCCCGAACTTCTACCTCGCCATCGTCCTCACTACCGCCCTTCCGGCGCTCGGCGGCGCGGCCGTCGTCGCCGCCCTTCCCGAATCCGCGCTCCCCGCGCTCGTCGTCGCCGTCACCCTCCTCGCCGGCCAGCTCCACTACGCGCGCACCGAAGCCGGCCGGTTCGCCGACGCCGAGTTCGCGAAACTCAAACGCGCGCAGGGCGCGCCGCGCCGCGTGGTCGCCCGCCACGTCCTCCGCGTCGCCGCCGCTCCGCTCTCCTCCGCTCTCCTCTCCGAATACCTCGGCGTCCTCGTCGTCGACGTCTTCGTCATCGAGCAGGTGTTCGGCATCCGGGGCCTCGGCAGCCTCGGCCTCGAAGCGGTCGAGCGTCAGGATACCCCCCTCATGCTCTCCATCCTCCTCTTCGTCGTCCTCGTCGGCGTCGCCATCAGCGTCCTCCAAGACGTCACCGACGCCATCCTCGACCCGCGCGTGGAGTGAGACGACTCCCGGAACGCGAACCAGAAACCCGAGAACCCCGGAACGAGAACTCGTGGCGGCGTTCACGGCTGCGCCCGTCACCCGTTCCGTCCCTTCACGCGGGGATGAGCCCGAGGCGAGGGCTCAGAGGTCGTAGAGCGCTTCGTACTTCGATTCGGCGTAGTCGAGGAAGTAGTCGGCGGTGAAGGCCTCGCCGGTGGCTTCCTCGACGAGTTCGGGCGTGGTGTAGCGCTGGCCGTGCTGGTGGATGCGCTCGCCGAGCCACTCGCGGATGGCGGCGAAGTCGCCGTTGCGGACGAGCGCGTCGACGTCGAGGTCCTCGCGCATCGTGTGGTCGAGCTGGGCGGCGAGGACGCTCCCGAGCGAGTAGGTGGGGAAGTAGCCGAAGTTCCCGTGGCTCCAGTGGATGTCCTGCAGGCACCCCTCGCTATCCGTTTCGGGCGTGACGTCGAGGTACTCCTCCATCTTCTCGTTCCAGGCTTCGGGGACGTCCTCCACGGCGAGGTCCCCGGAGATGAGGTCGCGTTCGAGCTCGAACCGGAGGATGATGTGCATGTGGTAGGTGAGCTCGTCGGCTTCGACGCGAATCAGGTTGTCCGGGTAGACCTGGTTCGCGGCCTCGTAGACGTCTCGCGCGCTCAGGTCGTCGTCGAAGGCGTCGGCGAGCGTGCCGGCGTGGCGGTCCCAGAAGGCCTCGCTGCGGCCGACGTGGTTCTCCCAGAAGCGGCTCTGGCTCTCGTGGACGGTGAGGTCGCGGGAGTCGCCGAGCGGCGTGCCGAACGCCTCCCGGGGGAGGCCGAGGTTGTACTGGGCGTGCCCGTACTCGTGGACGGTGCTCATGATGGAGTCGAGCGGGTCTTCGGGCTGGAAGCGCGTCGTGATGCGGGTGTCGAACTGATTCCCAGAAGTAAAGGGGTGGCTGGAGGTGTCGAGGCGGCCGCGGTCCCAGTCGTAGCCGAGGTCGTCGAGGAGGTCGCGGGAGACGGACTCCTGTTTCTCCGGGCTGTACTCGCCGTCGAAGGGCGTGGCGAGGTCGGCGTCGCTCGCCTGAATGGCGGCGACGAGCGGGACGAGGCGGTCGCGGAGCTCCTCCAAGACGGCCTCCGCCTTGGAGAGGTCGAGGTAGGGTTCGTAGTCGGCGAAGAGAACGGCGTACGGATCGGCGTCCGGGTCGATTTCGTTTGCGTACTCGCGGCGGAGTTCGACGAGCGTCTCCAGGTGGGGGGCGAAGTGGTCGAAGTCGTCGTCCTCGCGCGCTTGCTCCCACGCGGGGAGGGCGTCGCTGGACGCCTCGCTCAGCTGCTCGACGAGGTCGCGCGGCACGGCGCTCGCGCGCTCGTGCTCGCGTCGAATCTCCCGCACTGACGCCGCCTGCTCGGGCGTGAGGTCGGCGTCCTCCAGCTCCGCGAGGGCGTCGGCGACGGTGTCGCCCGTGATGATGTCGTGGTGGACGGCGGAGAGCGTGGAGAGCTGCTTCGAGCGGGCGGGCGTCCCGCCCTCCGGCATCGTCACCTGCTGGTCCCAGGAGAGCACGCCGGACGCGGAGGACACGTTGGACGCGCGCTTGTACTCGTCGAGGAGCGTCTCGTAGGCGTCGGGAGTTGCCATACGGGAAGGAGGCGGCGCGGAGATTAAGAAACCAAGCGAACCGGTCAGCGAGACGAACTGGAAGCTCCGACGACCGAGAACTACAGCCAGAGGTCGAGGTCGGTGGCGGGGTCGGGGCTGCGGTCGAGGTCGGCGTCGAGTTCGCGGAGGTAGACTTCGCCGGCCCAGACGGTCGCGGCGTCGAGGTGGCCGGCGAGGGCTTGGCCGCTGCGGCGGGAGAGGACGGCGTGGGTGTGGGCGAAGTGGTCGCCGTCGAGGACGGAGACGTTGCCGACGCAGGCGGCGACTTCGAGGGGTTCGTCGAAGGACGCGGTCGTGTACTCGAAGTCGTCTTGGTCGTAGTAGGCGACGTCGGCGTCCTGCACGGCACCGAGGGCGGTGAACCAGCCGGCGTCGACGCCTTCGTCGCGGGCGAGGGATTCGATTTCCTCCCGCCAGTCCGCGCCGTGGTCGAGGCGACCGACGAACTCGCGGGTGGTCGTGGTCTCGCGGTAGCGCATACCCTCGTAGATGGGGGAGGAGGGGAAAAGTCCGGGGGGTCGCGGGCGGCTATCGCCAGTCGGCGAGCGCCGCGGTCGCCGTCGTGGGTGCGGATACCCACGCGTCGTCTCGGGCGATGTCCGCGATGACGAGGCGCTCTTCGGCTCCGGTGTCGAGGGAAGCCATGACCTCGTGGTCAGCGGGGGCGGGCGCAACCGATGGCGTGCTTGCGTCCATCTCACGTGGTAGTCTTTCACACCCACGGTTAAAGGTGTCGAATCGACAGTTCTGCTCGGTGATGCCCGAGAACATACAGGAGAGTCCCGTTCTCGGGTGTGTAATTGTGAACCGTGGCAACGAATAGCGGCAAGTTTATCAATAACGAGTAGCAATTCGTGGATGGATGGCAGACTCTAACAACGTTTCACGGCGTCGCTTCCTGCAGGCGACGGGTGGCGCGGCAGCCGCCGCCGCCCTCGCGGGCTGCAGTGGCGGTGACGGTGGCGAGACGACGACGACGAGCGGCGGGAACAACACGAACGCGACGACGCAGCAGACCACGGTCGACCTCGAAGGGACGACGGTCAACATGATCGCGTCGACGATCACGACCTTCGACCCGGTCGCGGCGACGGACACCGAGTCCGGCCGCGTCATCCAGCAGGTCTTCGACTGCCTGATGCAGTACCCGCAGGCGAAGACGAGCGTCACGGGTGAGCTGGCGACGGACTTCAGCGTCTCCGACGACTACACGACGTACACGTTCACGCTCGCCGACGCCACCTACCACAACGGCGACTCGCTCAAAGCGAGCGACTTCGTCTACGCGTGGGAGCGCCTCGTCGCGTCCGATAAGAGCCGTCGCGCGTACTTCGCGCTCGACTCCATCGGCATCAAACACGAGAAGGACAGCGACGGCAACTACAAGTCCGGGACGCTCGGCGTCACTGCGGTCGACGACTCGACGCTCAAAGTCGAGCTCGAAGAGCCGTTCCACGCCACGAAGGAGATGCTCGCGTACACCTCCTTCGCGCCCGTTCCCGAGGGCATTGTCGGCGACATCGACGGGTACGACGGCGAGATGGAGTACAACAAGTTCGCCTCCGAGAAGCCCATCGGGAACGGTCCCTTCGAGATGAACACGTACTCGAAGGGGACGGAGGTCGCACTCGACAAGTACGACGACTACTACGGGACGAAGGCCGCGGCGGACCACATTCACTGGCAGATCATCGAGGACCCGAACGCGTACTACGAGTTCACGATGAACAAGAACGCGGACATCGTGAACGACTTCCCGACGTCGAAGTACGACCCGAAGAAGGTCAACGTCGACCACACGACGGACTTCGGCGCAGACGTCGGGACGTACGGCCCCGTCCGTAACGGCGAGACGATGAACTACGTCGGGAACACGCCGCTGAACACCTATTACATCGGGTTCAACATGAAGAGCGTGCCGAAGCCGGTTCGGCAGGCCTTCGCGTACGCGATGAACCAGCAGACGATGGTCCAGGAAGTGTTCAAGAACCGCGGGACGCCCGCGTACTTCCTCACACCGCCGACAATCTTCCCGGGCGGTCCGAGCGCCGCGAAGGACCTCGCGAAGAACGAGTACCCCTACGGGTACAACAAGAGCAAAATCGCGAAGGCCCGGCAGGTCATGGAGGACGCCGGCTACTCGGAGAGCAAGAAGTTCAACGTGACGTTCACGCAGTACGACTCCGACTCGTGGGAGTCGATGGCGAAGATCCTGCGCGACCAGCTCGCGTCCGCGCACATCCAGATGAACATCCAGCGCGTTCCGTTCTCAACGCTCACCCAGCGCGGCCGTCAAGGGCAGCTCGAGGCGTACTCGCTCGGGTGGGTGGCCGACTGGCCGGCCGCGGACAACTTCTTGCAGCTCCTGAACCCGCCGCAGACGGACACGTCGCTCAAGGGTCCGATCAGCTATCTGAACTGGACGGCGGAGAACGGTGACGCGGCGGAGAAGGCGACGAAGGCCTACCAGACCGTGAGGGACAACCCCGCGCCGACGGACGAGGCGCAGCAGAAGCGCGACGCCGCCTACAAGAAGATGGAGAAGGCGAACTGGGAGGACGTCGGCTTCCTAAACATCTACAACGGCCTGCGCGAGGTCATGTGGTACGACAACGTCGAGGGTCTGAAGCCGTTCGGCGGGATGGGCTTCAGCCGCTACAAGCTGAACGAAGTCAGCACGAAGTAACGTCCGCTGGCTGACCGTCCGTTTTCCTTTCGCGAGTTTAGCACGCGGAGCGTTCGATAAATCTCTCGATATCAGGGAGGATAGCGGCGTTATCCGCGGATTTCTGGACGGGCGAAAGCATAAGACATAACCCCCCTCTATCCCAAAGTTCGGGCAAGTATGGCCGTGCGAATGGTCCACTTGGATGTGGTTCGATGAGTCGGTGGCAGTACTTCGCCCGCCGACTCCTCCTCTCGATCCCGGTCGTGATCTTCGGTACGACGATCACGTTTATACTCATCAGAATGGGGCCGCTCGACCCGGCGGCCGCCATCGTGGGACCGAGCGGGGCGAGCGCCGCACAGATGCAACAGATCCGCCAGCAGCTCGGGTTGACGAAGCCGCTCTGGCAGCAGTACATTCAGTTCATGGTCGACCTCTTCACGTTCCACCTCGGGAACTCCTGGGTCT
This sequence is a window from Halocalculus aciditolerans. Protein-coding genes within it:
- a CDS encoding ABC transporter permease subunit translates to MTSNGQMPDASWPAVVAGDDWADDDARTLPRAALGFAVSALALAALFAYDYAVVPAGSPLVADWFTRPTDWLALLAATVLVWAVGPALVRNPARTRRYWLAFRRDPVALASGSVVAGFVAVGALGPLVLPTPHYDLSARYQPPAFLGVPADVAGSCVGPVRDGVCYGTLAHPLGTAPLGYDMLLLTAWGAHTALVLAVIVAAVVAVVATAVGTTAAVAGGRVDALLTRYVDLQETVPAFLVYLVVLLLANARFAYFVAVFALLSWGGVARTVRSAVRSARQERYAVAARAAGASRFDVAVHHLVPAAGSSIAAGVSRQVALLLLVQAAVGFLGLNETSLPTWGQVVSTGFRSVGGDPAVVVAWWVAGVPVAALALTVVSLSLAGNAVSDRFAG
- a CDS encoding DUF7556 family protein — translated: MDASTPSVAPAPADHEVMASLDTGAEERLVIADIARDDAWVSAPTTATAALADWR
- a CDS encoding carboxypeptidase M32; protein product: MATPDAYETLLDEYKRASNVSSASGVLSWDQQVTMPEGGTPARSKQLSTLSAVHHDIITGDTVADALAELEDADLTPEQAASVREIRREHERASAVPRDLVEQLSEASSDALPAWEQAREDDDFDHFAPHLETLVELRREYANEIDPDADPYAVLFADYEPYLDLSKAEAVLEELRDRLVPLVAAIQASDADLATPFDGEYSPEKQESVSRDLLDDLGYDWDRGRLDTSSHPFTSGNQFDTRITTRFQPEDPLDSIMSTVHEYGHAQYNLGLPREAFGTPLGDSRDLTVHESQSRFWENHVGRSEAFWDRHAGTLADAFDDDLSARDVYEAANQVYPDNLIRVEADELTYHMHIILRFELERDLISGDLAVEDVPEAWNEKMEEYLDVTPETDSEGCLQDIHWSHGNFGYFPTYSLGSVLAAQLDHTMREDLDVDALVRNGDFAAIREWLGERIHQHGQRYTTPELVEEATGEAFTADYFLDYAESKYEALYDL
- a CDS encoding ABC transporter substrate-binding protein, whose product is MADSNNVSRRRFLQATGGAAAAAALAGCSGGDGGETTTTSGGNNTNATTQQTTVDLEGTTVNMIASTITTFDPVAATDTESGRVIQQVFDCLMQYPQAKTSVTGELATDFSVSDDYTTYTFTLADATYHNGDSLKASDFVYAWERLVASDKSRRAYFALDSIGIKHEKDSDGNYKSGTLGVTAVDDSTLKVELEEPFHATKEMLAYTSFAPVPEGIVGDIDGYDGEMEYNKFASEKPIGNGPFEMNTYSKGTEVALDKYDDYYGTKAAADHIHWQIIEDPNAYYEFTMNKNADIVNDFPTSKYDPKKVNVDHTTDFGADVGTYGPVRNGETMNYVGNTPLNTYYIGFNMKSVPKPVRQAFAYAMNQQTMVQEVFKNRGTPAYFLTPPTIFPGGPSAAKDLAKNEYPYGYNKSKIAKARQVMEDAGYSESKKFNVTFTQYDSDSWESMAKILRDQLASAHIQMNIQRVPFSTLTQRGRQGQLEAYSLGWVADWPAADNFLQLLNPPQTDTSLKGPISYLNWTAENGDAAEKATKAYQTVRDNPAPTDEAQQKRDAAYKKMEKANWEDVGFLNIYNGLREVMWYDNVEGLKPFGGMGFSRYKLNEVSTK
- a CDS encoding ABC transporter permease, with protein sequence MRLSLGETVRRVARPVARRLGIGAAMVLVVLTGFYLFAALTPDPQLASMLYGMQMHSSGSVDVSGTVARYNQAHGYDRPLYVRYLAWLGQILTLHWGYSASQGAPVMDLVRAASARTLAYLLPAVACSTVVGVSAGVYAALRKGSLAERAETAAAYVAFGLPNFYLAIVLTTALPALGGAAVVAALPESALPALVVAVTLLAGQLHYARTEAGRFADAEFAKLKRAQGAPRRVVARHVLRVAAAPLSSALLSEYLGVLVVDVFVIEQVFGIRGLGSLGLEAVERQDTPLMLSILLFVVLVGVAISVLQDVTDAILDPRVE
- a CDS encoding PPC domain-containing DNA-binding protein — its product is MRYRETTTTREFVGRLDHGADWREEIESLARDEGVDAGWFTALGAVQDADVAYYDQDDFEYTTASFDEPLEVAACVGNVSVLDGDHFAHTHAVLSRRSGQALAGHLDAATVWAGEVYLRELDADLDRSPDPATDLDLWL